A segment of the Deinococcus ficus genome:
TCCCCCGACGGACGTGCCGCCGCCGCCCGGCATCGCCCCGTCCTTCACCCGCCAGACGAAGCTGCAGGGCAGCACGATCATGATGCGGTTGAGGCACATGGACACCGGGGTGCAGACCACCTACCTGGTCACGGTGAACACCGACCATGTCACCGGCCTGCCCATCGAGGTGCTGCTCGTGGGAGGCAGCAGCGGCCAGGAAGCGCATGCCGATTCCGAAGCCATCGGCCGGGCCGCGAGCAACGCGCTGCAGTTCGGCACGCCGGCCCGCAAGCTCATCAAGACGTTCAAGGGCATCGAGGGCGGGCTGATGGGGTACGTGACCCTGCCGGACGGCAAGAACCGGCGCGTGACCAGCAAGGCCGATCTCGTAGCCTATGCGCTGGAAGAGTCGCTGCGCGACCGTGACGAGCGCCTGCGCGGGCTGGACCGTGCGCTGCAGGCGCCGCTGAGCAGCGCCGTGCCGGAAGTGGTGCATGGGGCACCAGCAGAGACCCTGCAATGCCCGAGTTGCGACTCCATGGCGCTCAAGCCGTCCGAGGGGTGCTACACCTGCGAAGCCTGCGGGTACTCCCGCTGTAGCTAGGCCCCCAGAATTTCGCCGACTGACCCTCCAGCCGCCACGCTGGGGGGTCCTATCATAGGTAGAGCAGTCGATCGAGCGCGTACCCGGTCATCACGGCCCCGAGCAACAGGCCACTGACGGCAACGAGCAGTTCCTCGCGGTCCTTGCGGAGCAGCGAGCGTCCATACCGCCAGAAGGCGCATGCCAGCAGCGCCAGCCACGGCAACAGGCGCATCCACTCCAACACCGCCCCCTCGATCAGACCCATAGGGCCAGTATGACCTCACACCGACTGAATCAACCGACGCCCGAACAACGGGACTTCCTGGACGCGGTCGCCCACACGGGCGATCACCTGTTCCTCCGGGCGACCGCGGGATCCGGCAAGACCACCACCCTCGTCGAGGCGGCGTGGAGCCTGCCGGTCCGGCAGCGGACGGTGTACTTCGCGTACAACCGTCACGCAGTGCAGGACCTGCGCGGCCGTCTGCCCGGGGACGTGCAGGCCCGCACGCTGCACGCCCACGGCCTCAAGACGCTCGGCACCTGCGTGATCGACGGGCAGAAGGCGTCCACCCTGTGCGCGGGTCAGGCACAGGAGCTGGCCAGTGACCCCGGAGTCGTGCAGGTCCTCACGCGCGTGCTGCTGAAGGCCTTCAACGCCATGCGGGAATTGCAGCTGCCGCCCGGCACCCCCGACCTCGCCCTGGAATGGGCCGAGCACCGTCCACCTGGCGTCCCAGACGTCTCCTGGCAGCGCCGATTCAGCACCGCCCTCTCCCAAATCGCGCGGGCGGGCGTGGAACAGTACGAGACCACCCGGACCATCGATTACACCGACATGCTGTGGCTCCCCCTCCAGACGGGCCAGGGGCGGTCCAGTGTCGCCCACGCCATTGTCGACGAGGCGCAGGACCTCACGCCCCTCCGGTGGGCCTACCTGATGCACGTCACGGGGCAACGCGGCAAGCAGCCGGGCCGGATCATCGCCTGCGGCGATCCTGAGCAGTCGATCTACCAGTACTCGGGCGCGGAGCCAGGTGGGATGCAGCGGCAGGCAGACGCGCTCGGAGCCCGGGTCTACCCGCTCAGTATCTCCTGGCGGTGTCCAGCGCTGGTGGTGCGTGAAGCCCAGCGGTGCAGCACGTTCATCCGCGCCGCGCCCACGGCCAGGCAGGGAGCGGTGCGCCGCGTCCTCAGCACCCACCACGATTACCGCACCACCCAGGCGGTGCTGTGCCGCACGAACGCGCCATTGATCGTCCTGGCCCTGCAGCTCCACAGGGACGGCCTGCGCGTCTCCCTGGGCGGGGAAGACCTTTCCGCCCAGCTGGTCAAGGCGGCCCGCGAACTGCCTGATCCCTACACCGAAGCCGATGTCGAGCGCCTGGAGCAGCTGACCCCGCCCCCGAAGACCGCCCTGCAGGCCCTGCATGCGGACTTGCGGGTCGCTGCGGCGCAGCTTGCCCGGGAAACGCTCCGCGGCCGGTCCCAGGCCACCCGCCAGGCGCTGAGCCGGCTGGTTGACCAGCTGTGTCAGAGCAGTCCCGGGACCGTTTACCTCAGCACCATCCACCGCGCCAAGGGGATGGAGTGGGACGACGTGACCGTTCTGCAGCCTGAGCTCATGCCGCTGCCGTACGGCACAGCCGAGGAGGAGCGCTGCGTCGAGTTCGTGGCCATCACCCGGGCGCGCAGGCGGCTCACCTACGCCCTTGGTCCCGAAGCCTGGGATGCCTACGAAACTGAGCTGTCCAGTGCGCCCCTCCCAGCGGCCGCGCGTCCACCCAAACGCCCCACTCCACCACCCAAACGCCCCGCGCCTGCGAACCCGCCCCCGCGCGCACCGGACGGCAGTGAAGGGCCGCCCCGCGTGATCACCGTCGCACTTCCCGACGACGCGCCCTCGTGCGTGCGCGAGTGGAACATCTTCACCGGGCAGGACCCGGTCCCCGCCATGGCCCTGCGACAGGCGCTCCAGCGCGTCGCCCGGGCCAAACGACCGCAGCTGAGCGTCTGGGCCGCCGCCACCCTGGAGCGCGTCCAGCGCCTTCCGGGCAACGCGGCCGTACTGATCGACCACGACCGCCTTCACCAGGCTGAGCAAGCCGTCACGGCCAGCACGATCAGCATTCCCGCGATGCCGCCGCGCCCCCCGCGTCCGCACCGGCAGCTGCTGATCACTGAACATTCCCTCGCCCGCTGGAAGTACGGTGAGATCGAAGGCGAAACCGACCAGCTCGTCACCCTGACCTACCGCGGGGCGCGGTACACCTTCGACAAGACCACCTGTGAACTCTCCGGCCAGCCGTTCGATCCAGCGCAGCCGTACCTGCACCCGGACCGCTAACCCCCTTCACCCTGCACAGGGCGCAGGGTGGGCGGGACCGACGAGCCGGCCCGCTGAAATTCGGGACGGCGCCCACCCAACAGCGAGGACAATGGTCTCATGTTCAGACGCCCCCCAGCACCTCAGCAGCAGGAACTCCCCCCAGACGTCAAGGCGCTGCAGGCCCGCATCGCAGAACTTGAGCAGAACCAGGTCGCCCTCAAGGAGATCATCCTCGGTCAGCAGACCGCGTTCGAGCAGATCGACGTCAGCCTGATGGAGCTGCTCGAGACGGTGCCCCACCTGCACCGCCCGACCATCCAGGCGCTGCTCGCCCAGCGCATCCGCATGCTGGCCCGGCTTCCGCTTGGCCTGCACGAAAACGACCCCAAGGCGCAGGAGGCCTTCGAGGCGCTCACGAAATATCCGGCCGGCACGTACGTCAACGCCGCGATGAGCGCCACGGAACTGCTGCGCTACCGCGTGCACTCCGTCGTCACCCTGATCACGAAGATCGCCAGTGGCGAAAACATCGGGGTGCAGGACGTGGTGTTCCAGGGCGAGAACGACCTGGAAGTCCTGATCAACCACGAAAAAGCCCGCGTGCGCCGACAGCAGCCGCAGTAACCCCGCGCCCTTTCCGCGTGAGCGGCGACAGCATCCTCCACGGGGCTGTCGCCGCCTTCCACGTCTGGAGTTCCGCTATGACCCAAACGAGCCCAATCCAGGGATTCGTCCCCGTCCTGACCCTCCGCTTTCCCCTTGACGCCCTGCTGCGCCCGTACGTGGAGCGGCTCAGCCCCGCTGCCCTGATCAGCGTCCCGGAACTCCAGCACCGCCGGGACGGGACGCTCCCGGATCTCCCGCTCATGATCGACTCCGGTGGATACGCCGCCCTCCAGCCGGGGGCGCAGGTGTCCCGCCGGGGCGGGCTGGGGATCCTGACCCTCGCCGACGGCCGGCAGATCACACCCCGTGACGTGCATGCCGAGCAGGAGAGGCACGCGCACACCGGGTTCACGCTCGACTTCCCCTGCCCGGACCAGCTCGGGGCAGAGGAGAGGGCGCGGCGCCTGGACCTCGGACTGGCCAATGCCCGCTGGGCGCTGCGCCAGCCGCGCCGCTTCCAGCTGTACGCTTGCGTGCAGCCCGGACAGGCCGCCGCACCGTTCCTGGCACTGGAACCGGATGGCCTCGCGCTCGGTGGGCTCGCCCCACACAGCAGAGACCGGGGACGCATTCATGATGCGGTCCGGGAGGTGCGCCAGCAGATGCCCGCAGGGATGCCCCTCCATGTGTTCGGGATCGGTCATCCCGACTCCCTCCGGGCGGTCTTCGCAGCGGGCGCCACCAGCGCCGATTCCAGTGCCTGCCAGCGCCTCGCGGCAGACGGCCGCAGCTGGCAGGGCGAGGCCCTCAGCGACCCGGCCCCTCACGAGCGCCTGCGGTTCGCCCTGCATAACCTCCTGGCGGCCACCGAGGCCGGAGCGCGCCCGTGAGCGCCTCCCTCACCGACGGACAGACCAGCGCGCTCCTGACGCTCCCGACCGGGGCAGGGAAGACCACCCTCGCCCTGCAGGCCGCCCGCGCCACCCTCGAACGCGGCGACCGGGTCCTGGTCCTCGTGCCCCTGCGCGCCCTGGCCGCCGAGGTAGAGCAGCAATGGCAGGCGGCCCTGCCCGGCTTCAACGTCCAGGCGTACCGCGGTGACCGCCGGGCGGCCCGCCCGTACCGGGACGTTGACGTGGTGATCATGACCGCCGACCGCTGCGAACTCCTGCTCCGCGCCTGGAGGCGACACCACCTGTGGCTGGCCCGCATCCGCCTGGTCGTGGCGGACGAACTGCACACCATCGCCGACCCCGGCCGGGGCGCGCGGCTCGATGCGGCCCTCACCCGCCTCCAGGCGCTCCTGCCGCTCGCCCACGTGCTCGGTCTGACCGCCACATGCGGCAACCCCGATGCGGTCGCCGCATGGCTCCGCGGCGTGCACGTCGGCGGCGGAACCCGGCCCGTGCCCCTGAAGTGGGACGTCCAGACCGTGCGCCGGGTTCAGGACAAGCCAGCGCGACTCACGGGCGCCCTGCAGGCCGGGGAATCGACCCTGGTGTTCGTCCACGCCCGCGCGCGCAGCGCCGAGCTCGCCGCGCACCTCCGGGCGCAGGGCGTTCACGCCGAGGCGCACCATGCCGGACTGACCGCCGATCAGCGGGCGGAGATCGAAGCGCGCTTCCGAAGAGGGGAGACCACCGTCCTCATCGCCACCAGCGCCCTCGAGCTGGGCGTGAACCTCCCCGTCCACCACGTCGTGCTGTACGACCTCACGCTCGCCGACCGTGGCCACTTCACGCCCCTGGGCATCAATGCCGCGTGGCAACGCGCCGGACGGGCCGGCCGGGACCGACGCATGGCCAGCGCCCGGGTGACGGTCATCGGCACACCAAGCGAGGACCCCCACCGGTACCTCACCCCGGCCTTCGAGCCGCTGCAGAGCGCCCTGGCCCGCGAAGACGCCCTGCTTGACTTCATGCTGGGCAGCCTCGACGGAGGCTGGGCACGCACCCCCCCGCAGCTCCAGCGGCTGTTGGCCTCCACACTGGCGGCGGCTCAGGGGCAGCTGGACGCTCAGAACGCCCTCTCCCACCTGATCCGGCAGGGCGCGGTCGATGAA
Coding sequences within it:
- a CDS encoding UvrD-helicase domain-containing protein, which gives rise to MTSHRLNQPTPEQRDFLDAVAHTGDHLFLRATAGSGKTTTLVEAAWSLPVRQRTVYFAYNRHAVQDLRGRLPGDVQARTLHAHGLKTLGTCVIDGQKASTLCAGQAQELASDPGVVQVLTRVLLKAFNAMRELQLPPGTPDLALEWAEHRPPGVPDVSWQRRFSTALSQIARAGVEQYETTRTIDYTDMLWLPLQTGQGRSSVAHAIVDEAQDLTPLRWAYLMHVTGQRGKQPGRIIACGDPEQSIYQYSGAEPGGMQRQADALGARVYPLSISWRCPALVVREAQRCSTFIRAAPTARQGAVRRVLSTHHDYRTTQAVLCRTNAPLIVLALQLHRDGLRVSLGGEDLSAQLVKAARELPDPYTEADVERLEQLTPPPKTALQALHADLRVAAAQLARETLRGRSQATRQALSRLVDQLCQSSPGTVYLSTIHRAKGMEWDDVTVLQPELMPLPYGTAEEERCVEFVAITRARRRLTYALGPEAWDAYETELSSAPLPAAARPPKRPTPPPKRPAPANPPPRAPDGSEGPPRVITVALPDDAPSCVREWNIFTGQDPVPAMALRQALQRVARAKRPQLSVWAAATLERVQRLPGNAAVLIDHDRLHQAEQAVTASTISIPAMPPRPPRPHRQLLITEHSLARWKYGEIEGETDQLVTLTYRGARYTFDKTTCELSGQPFDPAQPYLHPDR
- a CDS encoding DEAD/DEAH box helicase — translated: MSASLTDGQTSALLTLPTGAGKTTLALQAARATLERGDRVLVLVPLRALAAEVEQQWQAALPGFNVQAYRGDRRAARPYRDVDVVIMTADRCELLLRAWRRHHLWLARIRLVVADELHTIADPGRGARLDAALTRLQALLPLAHVLGLTATCGNPDAVAAWLRGVHVGGGTRPVPLKWDVQTVRRVQDKPARLTGALQAGESTLVFVHARARSAELAAHLRAQGVHAEAHHAGLTADQRAEIEARFRRGETTVLIATSALELGVNLPVHHVVLYDLTLADRGHFTPLGINAAWQRAGRAGRDRRMASARVTVIGTPSEDPHRYLTPAFEPLQSALAREDALLDFMLGSLDGGWARTPPQLQRLLASTLAAAQGQLDAQNALSHLIRQGAVDEQQGRLGVTLLGRVASQAMLPVATVKACAHLPQDPTVLDVLLTACQADPGLLPRLPDLAALLVEPVLQLTPSRLLDRGERFSDPALASAALALAACQDGDEEAAAAFGLYRPQVTALRDGLVRVVSAWQAFTPQPKLALVRTMLAAQLPLGAATLALLPGVGHVLARTLAHAGFEDVEALAQADPAAVQVPGIRAERTAQLVDRAERLVATFTEDVTREPAAKDRALPLDWHGHTDPVRLQRALTLTVTPTSQGFIVTGGAAPHHVTPVLHCDCLDHTRTRRCKHVLAVLLAQADPQVIRNADLLSA